Proteins encoded together in one Streptomyces sp. NBC_01216 window:
- a CDS encoding DUF6020 family protein, protein MNFPRVPYLSRQWDRIPERRRLPVAVYAASQVMFLLWWAAFYPGALSYDSITYVWHVTTGNWESNHSVVYDALVWLSLNTTGDLAVLTLAQTIAMSAVLAYTAGTLREWGVRQRWAAVAAVALTVAPPTAVFVIFVWKDVPFVIGGILAFAAVGRLAARRARGRQAERDRVFYRDMGLLFLGFLALSVFRNNGILVAVVAAPILLLSLPRMRRWLLAATAVPVSLFLFLTTVFYPAVGVTTPPKDAVYAFFYADIAVAYKEHPGYFTKEDKSLMADIAPLSHWRGRAGNCYNADWAMESPPMNRSMAAERNDELMALWRRVLNRTPDVVIGARVCRAHIAWAVFPGPEDLRAHTLLSDPHTSKTLFSYLKWNDDIKNSEYRPILKIRPLNDSLHSLADFSWRASKVPQLQWLLFRGAIWCYATYAIVLLFRRRTRLAGVPALLAVTLGLQLTVLAANPAPLWRYMIGPIFIGVLVLPLIKAKPRFGGPSHRTPATTEKKTDREPEPEPEPVY, encoded by the coding sequence TTGAATTTCCCGCGCGTCCCGTACCTCAGCAGACAATGGGACCGGATCCCGGAGCGAAGGCGGCTGCCCGTCGCGGTCTACGCCGCCAGCCAGGTGATGTTCCTGCTGTGGTGGGCGGCGTTCTACCCCGGTGCCCTCAGCTACGACTCGATCACCTACGTCTGGCACGTCACCACGGGGAACTGGGAGTCGAACCATTCGGTGGTCTACGACGCCCTGGTGTGGCTGTCGCTGAACACCACGGGCGATCTGGCGGTCCTGACCCTGGCTCAGACGATCGCCATGTCGGCGGTGCTCGCCTACACGGCGGGCACCCTGCGGGAATGGGGCGTCCGGCAGCGCTGGGCGGCGGTCGCGGCGGTGGCCCTGACGGTGGCGCCGCCGACGGCCGTCTTCGTGATCTTCGTGTGGAAGGACGTGCCGTTCGTCATCGGCGGCATCCTGGCCTTCGCAGCGGTGGGACGGCTCGCCGCTCGCCGCGCGCGGGGCCGGCAAGCCGAACGGGACCGGGTCTTCTACCGCGACATGGGCCTGCTCTTCCTCGGCTTCCTGGCCCTGTCGGTGTTCCGCAACAACGGCATCCTGGTCGCCGTCGTGGCGGCGCCGATCCTGCTGCTGTCGCTGCCCCGGATGCGGCGGTGGCTGCTGGCGGCGACGGCGGTGCCGGTGTCCCTCTTCCTGTTCCTCACCACGGTGTTCTACCCGGCGGTGGGTGTGACCACGCCCCCGAAGGACGCGGTCTACGCCTTCTTCTACGCGGACATCGCGGTGGCGTACAAGGAGCACCCCGGCTACTTCACCAAGGAGGACAAGTCGCTGATGGCGGACATCGCGCCGCTGTCCCACTGGCGAGGCCGGGCCGGCAACTGCTACAACGCCGACTGGGCGATGGAGTCGCCGCCGATGAACCGCTCGATGGCGGCCGAGCGCAACGACGAACTGATGGCGCTGTGGCGACGGGTGCTGAACCGCACCCCGGACGTCGTCATCGGCGCCCGGGTGTGCCGTGCGCACATCGCCTGGGCGGTCTTCCCCGGGCCGGAGGACCTCAGAGCGCACACGCTGCTCAGCGACCCGCACACGTCGAAGACGCTCTTCAGCTACCTCAAGTGGAACGACGACATCAAGAACAGCGAGTACCGGCCGATCCTCAAGATCCGCCCGCTGAACGACTCGCTGCACTCCCTCGCCGACTTCTCGTGGCGCGCGAGCAAGGTGCCCCAGCTGCAGTGGCTGCTCTTCCGCGGCGCGATCTGGTGCTACGCCACCTATGCCATCGTGCTGCTGTTCCGCCGCCGTACGAGGCTGGCGGGCGTGCCGGCGCTGCTGGCGGTCACACTGGGCCTCCAGTTGACCGTCCTGGCGGCCAACCCGGCGCCGCTGTGGCGCTACATGATCGGCCCGATCTTCATCGGCGT
- a CDS encoding bifunctional glycosyltransferase/CDP-glycerol:glycerophosphate glycerophosphotransferase produces the protein MTQTQSSASESPLFSIIVPTFKVEAFLRDCLDSVLEQSFQDYELLVVNDCSPDGCGEIIDDYAKADARVVPMHLEQNVGLGRARNAGMARAKGSYLLFLDSDDTLLPGALAAIAQRIEETSRPDLVVFDYSRTHWDGRVTPNSLAHVLTKAAQHGAFSLKEQPELLMLLQVAWNKAYRRDFIEQWGFQYPTGYYEDTPWTYPVLIAAESISVIDRVCVYYRQRRQGSILHSTSRKHFDVFDQYDLVFAFLAENPRFGEWRGTMYERMVNHFRAVESSPGRLPDDSRAEFRERWQVADRAHRPQGEAEIKPKGTLVPSKHRAKARKTVHALRKKKSLATRFKKKLRKRVLSAYYRAQRMLPIQKDVAVFSAYWGARYACNPAAIDEKMRELAPGMRAVWVVKDGADAVPPKGTLTVHPGSLGYWKAMARGKYFVNNVNFASNVVKRPGQVHLQTHHGTPLKRMGVDLAEYPVGRRGMNLQRLMDRVDRWDYSLTSNSFSTAIWDRAYPSYYEPLGYGYPRNDMLVNATAEDVAAARRKVGLAEGTKAVLYTPTHRDYHEGPQQMLDLDRFAEALGDEWTVLVRAHYFYAQQTLLAGGTSGSARLVDVSAYPSVEELYLASDCLLTDYSSVMFDYANLDRPIVIYANDWDVYRTTRGSYFDITVDSPGLTLRTEAELTDAFTSGRWTGTESDQARAEFRKRFCEFDDGQAAERVVRKVFLGQDDVPPVVPVDERPVAPRPDEEPAAPQRARDRETV, from the coding sequence ATGACACAGACGCAATCCTCCGCTTCCGAATCGCCCCTGTTCAGCATCATCGTTCCCACCTTCAAGGTGGAGGCGTTCCTGCGGGACTGTCTGGACTCCGTGCTGGAGCAGTCGTTCCAGGACTACGAACTCCTCGTGGTCAACGACTGTTCGCCGGACGGGTGCGGCGAGATCATCGACGACTACGCGAAGGCCGATGCCCGCGTCGTCCCGATGCACCTGGAGCAGAACGTCGGTCTCGGCCGGGCGCGCAACGCGGGCATGGCCCGCGCCAAGGGCAGCTACCTGCTCTTCCTGGACAGTGACGACACGCTGCTGCCCGGCGCGCTGGCCGCGATCGCCCAGCGCATCGAGGAGACCTCCCGTCCGGATCTGGTCGTCTTCGACTACTCCCGTACCCACTGGGACGGTCGCGTCACGCCCAACAGCCTGGCCCATGTGCTGACCAAGGCGGCTCAGCACGGCGCCTTCTCGCTGAAGGAACAGCCGGAGCTGCTGATGCTGCTCCAGGTCGCGTGGAACAAGGCGTACCGCCGCGACTTCATCGAGCAGTGGGGCTTCCAGTACCCGACGGGCTACTACGAGGACACCCCCTGGACCTACCCGGTGCTGATCGCGGCCGAGTCGATCTCCGTGATCGACCGGGTCTGCGTCTACTACCGCCAGCGGCGTCAGGGCAGCATCCTGCACTCCACCAGCCGCAAGCACTTCGACGTCTTCGACCAGTACGACCTGGTCTTCGCGTTCCTCGCCGAGAACCCGCGGTTCGGCGAGTGGCGCGGGACGATGTACGAACGGATGGTCAACCACTTCCGCGCCGTCGAGTCCTCCCCCGGCCGGCTGCCCGACGACTCCCGGGCCGAGTTCCGCGAGCGCTGGCAGGTCGCCGACCGTGCCCACCGCCCGCAGGGCGAGGCGGAGATCAAGCCCAAGGGCACACTGGTCCCGAGCAAGCACCGGGCCAAGGCCCGCAAGACCGTCCACGCGCTGCGCAAGAAGAAGTCGCTGGCCACGCGCTTCAAGAAGAAGCTCCGCAAGCGCGTGCTGTCGGCGTACTACCGCGCCCAGCGGATGCTGCCCATCCAGAAGGACGTCGCGGTCTTCTCGGCGTACTGGGGCGCCCGCTACGCCTGCAACCCCGCCGCCATCGACGAGAAGATGCGGGAGCTCGCGCCCGGCATGCGCGCCGTGTGGGTCGTCAAGGACGGCGCCGACGCGGTTCCGCCGAAGGGCACCCTCACGGTCCACCCGGGCTCGCTCGGGTACTGGAAGGCGATGGCCCGCGGCAAGTACTTCGTCAACAACGTCAACTTCGCCTCCAACGTGGTCAAGCGTCCCGGCCAGGTCCACCTGCAGACGCACCACGGCACGCCGCTGAAGCGGATGGGCGTCGACCTGGCGGAGTACCCCGTCGGCCGCCGCGGCATGAACCTCCAGCGCCTGATGGACCGCGTGGACCGCTGGGACTACAGCCTGACGTCCAACAGCTTCTCCACCGCCATCTGGGACCGCGCGTACCCGTCGTACTACGAGCCGCTCGGCTACGGCTACCCGCGCAACGACATGCTGGTGAACGCCACCGCCGAGGACGTGGCCGCGGCGCGCCGGAAGGTCGGTCTCGCCGAGGGCACCAAGGCCGTCCTGTACACGCCGACGCACCGCGACTACCACGAGGGTCCCCAGCAGATGCTGGACCTCGACCGGTTCGCGGAGGCCCTGGGCGACGAGTGGACCGTGCTGGTCCGGGCGCACTACTTCTACGCCCAGCAGACCCTGTTGGCGGGCGGCACCAGTGGCAGCGCCCGGCTCGTCGACGTGAGCGCGTACCCCTCCGTGGAGGAGCTGTACCTCGCCTCCGACTGCCTGCTGACGGACTATTCCTCGGTGATGTTCGACTACGCGAACCTCGACCGGCCGATCGTGATCTACGCGAACGACTGGGACGTGTACCGCACCACCCGCGGCAGCTACTTCGACATCACGGTGGACTCCCCCGGTCTGACGCTGCGCACCGAGGCCGAGCTCACCGATGCCTTCACCTCCGGCCGCTGGACGGGAACGGAGTCCGACCAGGCCCGCGCCGAGTTCCGCAAGCGGTTCTGCGAGTTCGACGACGGGCAGGCCGCGGAACGGGTCGTACGGAAGGTGTTCCTGGGTCAGGACGACGTCCCGCCCGTGGTTCCGGTCGACGAACGCCCGGTAGCACCGCGTCCGGATGAGGAACCGGCCGCGCCGCAGCGTGCGCGCGACAGAGAGACGGTCTGA
- a CDS encoding glycosyltransferase family 2 protein: protein MDTLDIMLPHYGDTGLLQAAVRSVLDQTDEDWRLTVVDDGKEEGVPEWFASLGDSRVRYLRNERNLGITKNFRKCVDLVESSHFTMLGSDDILLPDYVATVREAVAAVPDAAIYQPGVQVIDENGTPSTTLIDEVKRRLYAPKGTGRRVLSGEPLAANLLSGNWLYFPSICWRADIVKEISFREDLSVIQDLALIVEIVRRGEKLVVDPTPAFRYRRHSASLSSGEAASGARFGEARRFFLDVADQLDHHGWPKAARAARRHLSMRLHALSMVPGALRRRRPGTIRTLLGYALSTSQR, encoded by the coding sequence GTGGACACCCTCGACATCATGCTTCCCCACTACGGCGACACCGGGCTCCTCCAGGCGGCCGTGCGCAGTGTGCTCGACCAGACAGACGAGGACTGGCGGCTGACCGTCGTCGACGACGGCAAGGAGGAGGGCGTACCCGAGTGGTTCGCCTCCCTCGGCGACAGCCGCGTGCGCTACCTCCGCAACGAGCGGAACCTCGGTATCACCAAGAACTTCCGCAAGTGCGTGGACCTGGTCGAGTCCTCGCACTTCACCATGCTCGGCAGCGACGACATCCTGCTGCCGGACTACGTGGCGACGGTCCGCGAGGCCGTCGCGGCGGTCCCCGACGCGGCGATCTACCAGCCGGGCGTCCAGGTCATCGACGAGAACGGCACGCCGTCGACCACCCTCATCGACGAGGTGAAGCGACGGCTGTACGCGCCCAAGGGCACCGGCCGGCGGGTACTCTCCGGCGAGCCGCTCGCAGCGAACCTGCTCAGCGGCAACTGGCTGTACTTCCCGTCGATCTGCTGGCGCGCGGACATCGTCAAGGAGATCAGCTTCCGGGAGGACCTCTCGGTCATCCAGGACCTGGCGCTGATCGTCGAGATCGTCCGACGGGGCGAGAAGCTGGTCGTCGACCCGACACCGGCCTTCCGGTACCGCAGACACTCCGCGAGCCTCTCCTCGGGTGAGGCCGCGTCCGGCGCCCGGTTCGGTGAGGCCCGTCGCTTCTTCCTCGACGTCGCCGACCAGCTCGACCACCACGGCTGGCCCAAGGCGGCACGCGCCGCCCGGCGCCACCTGTCCATGAGACTGCACGCGCTGAGCATGGTCCCCGGAGCGCTACGCCGGCGCCGGCCGGGAACCATACGCACTCTTCTCGGCTATGCCCTGTCCACGAGTCAGCGCTGA
- a CDS encoding glycosyltransferase family 2 protein gives MIDGKRVLIIMPAWNEAAGVADVVKEVQTTLPGVDVLVVDDGSADGTAAVARAAGAAVMTLPYNLGVGGAMRAGYRFAHDRGYDVAIQVDADGQHDPRNVPELLDRLSHSDLVIGARFAGTGSYETRGPRKWAMLVLAFWLSRMARSKLTDVTSGFRACNRDLIDVFAHWYPVEYLGDTVESTIAVVRAGYRIEQVPVSMRPRATGTPSQSPWKATLYLGRIGMILLLALSRRSALGPAGKSR, from the coding sequence GTGATCGACGGCAAGCGGGTGCTGATCATCATGCCCGCGTGGAACGAGGCCGCCGGTGTGGCCGATGTCGTGAAGGAAGTCCAGACCACGCTTCCGGGGGTCGACGTCCTGGTCGTCGACGACGGCTCGGCGGACGGTACCGCCGCCGTGGCACGCGCCGCGGGCGCGGCGGTCATGACCCTCCCGTACAACCTCGGCGTGGGCGGCGCCATGCGCGCCGGATACCGCTTCGCGCACGACCGCGGCTACGACGTGGCCATCCAGGTCGACGCCGACGGCCAGCACGACCCGCGCAACGTGCCCGAACTCCTGGACCGCCTGAGCCACTCGGACCTCGTCATCGGCGCCCGCTTCGCCGGCACCGGCTCCTACGAGACCCGCGGCCCGCGCAAGTGGGCGATGCTCGTCCTCGCGTTCTGGCTCTCCCGGATGGCCCGCTCGAAGCTGACGGACGTGACCTCCGGCTTCCGCGCCTGCAACCGCGACCTGATCGACGTGTTCGCGCACTGGTACCCCGTGGAGTACCTCGGCGACACCGTCGAGAGCACCATCGCCGTGGTCCGGGCCGGTTACCGCATCGAACAGGTCCCGGTCTCCATGCGTCCCCGCGCGACCGGCACCCCCAGCCAGTCCCCGTGGAAGGCCACCCTGTACCTCGGCCGCATCGGCATGATCCTGCTGCTCGCGCTGAGCCGGCGGTCCGCGCTGGGCCCGGCCGGGAAGAGCAGGTGA
- a CDS encoding DUF2304 domain-containing protein encodes MLTSVTGVILVACIVELLRRRKLKEKYAFLWMITGLVIIPLGFFPSMLDSVARAVGVASGVSLILFLSVAFLFVVCLQLSWEAGHIEEESRTLAEEVALLRMDVQDLRAQLADARTAGVTEQGGGK; translated from the coding sequence ATGCTGACTTCGGTAACCGGAGTCATTCTGGTCGCGTGCATCGTCGAGCTGCTGCGCCGGAGGAAGCTCAAGGAGAAGTACGCGTTCCTCTGGATGATCACCGGCCTGGTGATCATCCCGCTCGGCTTCTTCCCCTCCATGCTCGACTCGGTGGCCCGTGCGGTCGGCGTCGCCTCGGGTGTCAGCCTCATCCTGTTCCTGAGCGTGGCGTTCCTCTTCGTCGTCTGCCTCCAGCTGAGCTGGGAAGCGGGCCACATAGAGGAGGAGAGCCGGACACTGGCGGAGGAGGTGGCCCTGCTGCGCATGGACGTCCAGGACCTCCGGGCGCAGCTGGCGGACGCGCGGACGGCCGGCGTGACCGAACAGGGGGGCGGCAAGTGA
- a CDS encoding lipopolysaccharide biosynthesis protein, which produces MSLLDRITTALPRGTAFVGAGTAVLGVANYVHLAAAGHSLPVDTMASFSVLWTVVASIGLGLFFPVEQEITRVVAGRTVSGDGALPVLRRGATLAVGLLAVVLLPLAVFGRQLADVFFHGDTGLVVALGGAFAALACAHVTRGVLAGLGRFEAYGLQLGVDGVLRIVLSVALALAGVDSALLFAAVMTVAPLVSVLVTLPPVIRGSNAGSTAEWRELIEHLGLLVGSTLLAQLLVNVAVISTKLISTNDNELVTALLAALVLARVPVFAFGAFQASLLAGLSTAAAEGDTGGYRRLLLRASAFTAGLGAACGLGAVVLGPVLLPSLFGAPDVLGPVDFVWLSLGTTLYLLAMVLGQALLTSGAARQQLVAWAIGTVVLIAITLSPLELRSRVEIAYTAGALSVVTSMILVLRSRVGYRSVHS; this is translated from the coding sequence GTGAGTCTGCTCGACCGCATCACCACCGCCCTGCCGCGAGGCACCGCCTTCGTCGGGGCGGGCACCGCCGTGCTCGGGGTGGCGAACTACGTGCACCTGGCGGCGGCGGGCCACTCGCTCCCCGTGGACACCATGGCGAGCTTCTCGGTCCTGTGGACGGTCGTGGCCTCCATCGGACTGGGGCTGTTCTTCCCGGTCGAGCAGGAGATCACGCGGGTGGTCGCGGGCCGCACGGTGTCGGGCGACGGGGCGCTGCCGGTACTGCGCCGAGGCGCCACGCTCGCCGTCGGCCTGCTGGCCGTGGTGCTGCTGCCGCTCGCGGTCTTCGGCCGTCAGCTCGCGGACGTCTTCTTCCACGGGGACACGGGCCTGGTCGTCGCGCTGGGTGGCGCCTTCGCGGCGCTGGCCTGCGCCCATGTGACCCGTGGCGTCCTGGCGGGGCTCGGCCGGTTCGAGGCGTACGGGCTCCAGCTCGGTGTCGACGGCGTCCTGCGGATCGTGCTGTCCGTGGCGCTGGCTCTGGCGGGGGTCGACTCCGCACTGCTCTTCGCGGCGGTGATGACGGTGGCGCCGCTGGTGTCGGTGCTGGTCACGCTGCCGCCCGTGATCCGTGGGTCGAACGCGGGTTCCACGGCCGAGTGGCGGGAGCTCATCGAGCACCTCGGTCTTCTGGTCGGCTCGACCCTGCTGGCCCAGCTCCTCGTCAACGTCGCCGTGATCAGCACCAAGCTGATCTCCACGAACGACAACGAGCTGGTGACCGCCCTGCTGGCGGCCCTCGTGCTGGCCCGTGTGCCCGTCTTCGCCTTCGGCGCCTTCCAGGCCTCGCTGCTGGCCGGTCTTTCGACCGCGGCGGCCGAGGGGGACACGGGCGGTTACCGTCGGTTGCTGTTGCGGGCCTCCGCGTTCACGGCCGGCCTGGGCGCCGCGTGCGGCCTCGGCGCGGTGGTGCTGGGACCGGTGCTGCTGCCGTCCCTCTTCGGCGCGCCGGACGTCCTCGGTCCTGTCGACTTCGTGTGGCTCTCGCTGGGCACGACGCTGTACTTGCTGGCCATGGTGCTGGGCCAGGCCTTGCTGACGAGCGGTGCCGCACGGCAGCAGCTGGTCGCGTGGGCGATCGGAACGGTCGTCCTGATCGCGATTACTCTCAGTCCGCTCGAGCTGCGGAGCAGGGTCGAGATCGCCTATACGGCGGGGGCGCTCTCCGTGGTCACCAGCATGATTCTCGTTCTTCGCTCTCGTGTAGGCTACCGTTCGGTGCACTCATAG
- the rfbD gene encoding dTDP-4-dehydrorhamnose reductase: MNRWLITGAGGMLGHDLDEVLRDGGTRTVTAHTRGDLDITDPVAVRAAVAGQDVVVNAAAWTDVDGAEADEAAATRVNGDAVRVLARACAEEGTILLQVSTDYVFPGDADRPYPHDAPTSPVNSYGRGKLAGEVAVAELLPDRGYVVRTAWLYGAHGRNFVSTMLGLAERHETVDVVDDQRGQPTWTRALARQLRDLGEAAVAGGAPAGVYHGTASGTGTWFDLARAAFELSGLDPERVRPTTSEKFVRPARRPSYSVLAHDRWAETGVAVQPHWRDQLTEALRVMTEGGRPAR; the protein is encoded by the coding sequence ATGAACCGCTGGCTGATCACCGGTGCGGGCGGCATGCTCGGCCACGACCTGGACGAGGTCCTGCGGGACGGCGGGACGCGCACCGTCACCGCGCACACCCGCGGAGACCTGGACATCACCGACCCGGTGGCCGTCCGTGCCGCGGTCGCCGGCCAGGACGTCGTGGTCAACGCGGCCGCCTGGACCGACGTCGACGGCGCCGAGGCCGACGAGGCCGCGGCGACCCGGGTCAACGGGGACGCGGTACGGGTCCTCGCACGGGCCTGTGCCGAGGAGGGCACGATCCTGCTGCAGGTCTCCACGGACTACGTGTTCCCCGGGGACGCCGACCGGCCGTATCCGCACGACGCCCCGACCTCTCCGGTCAACTCCTACGGCCGCGGCAAGCTGGCGGGCGAGGTGGCCGTCGCCGAGCTGCTTCCGGACCGAGGCTACGTGGTGCGCACGGCGTGGCTCTACGGCGCGCACGGCCGCAACTTCGTCTCCACGATGCTGGGCCTGGCGGAACGGCACGAGACCGTCGACGTGGTCGACGACCAGCGCGGCCAGCCGACGTGGACGCGTGCACTCGCCCGCCAGCTGCGAGACCTGGGCGAGGCGGCGGTGGCCGGGGGTGCCCCCGCGGGGGTGTACCACGGCACCGCGAGCGGGACGGGAACCTGGTTCGACCTGGCGCGAGCCGCGTTCGAGCTGTCCGGGCTGGACCCGGAGCGGGTCCGTCCGACGACCTCGGAGAAGTTCGTCCGGCCGGCCAGGCGCCCCTCGTACAGCGTGCTGGCGCACGACCGGTGGGCCGAAACGGGCGTCGCCGTCCAGCCCCACTGGCGTGACCAGCTCACCGAGGCGCTGCGCGTGATGACCGAGGGCGGACGGCCCGCCCGGTGA
- the rfbB gene encoding dTDP-glucose 4,6-dehydratase: MKILVTGGAGFIGSQFVRALLLGELPSGDGARVTVLDNLTYSGNEANLAPVAGEPGYTFVRGDIRDAAVVDDVMRGQDAVVHFAAESHVDRSIMDASPFVTTNVLGTQVLLDAARRHGVGRFVHVSTDEVYGSIAEGSWTEDWPLAPNSPYSASKAGSDLLALSYHRTHGMDVVVTRCSNNYGQYHFPEKMIPLFVTNLLDGKKVPLYGEGLNVRDWLHVSDHCRGIEMALRGGRAGEVYHIGGGTEVTNKELTGMLLDACGAGWDMVEHVTDRKGHDLRYSLSIAKIQEELGYTPLVGFERGLAATVDWYRDNRSWWEPLKTKAALSA, translated from the coding sequence ATGAAGATTCTCGTCACCGGCGGCGCCGGCTTCATCGGTTCTCAATTCGTGCGCGCTCTCCTGCTCGGAGAACTGCCCTCGGGCGACGGCGCCCGTGTCACGGTCCTGGACAACCTGACGTACTCGGGCAACGAGGCGAACCTCGCGCCGGTGGCCGGCGAGCCGGGCTACACGTTCGTCCGCGGTGACATCCGGGACGCGGCGGTCGTCGACGACGTGATGCGCGGACAGGACGCCGTGGTGCACTTCGCGGCCGAGTCACACGTGGACCGTTCGATCATGGACGCGTCGCCCTTCGTGACGACGAACGTGCTGGGCACGCAGGTCCTGCTGGACGCGGCCAGGCGCCACGGCGTGGGCCGCTTCGTGCACGTCTCCACCGACGAGGTCTACGGCTCGATCGCCGAGGGCTCGTGGACCGAGGACTGGCCGCTCGCCCCGAACTCGCCGTACTCGGCGTCCAAGGCGGGCTCCGACCTGCTGGCACTGTCGTACCACCGGACGCACGGCATGGACGTCGTCGTGACGCGCTGCTCCAACAACTACGGGCAGTACCACTTCCCGGAGAAGATGATCCCGCTGTTCGTGACGAACCTGCTGGACGGGAAGAAGGTCCCGCTCTACGGCGAGGGCCTGAACGTCCGCGACTGGCTGCACGTCTCGGACCACTGCCGGGGCATCGAGATGGCGCTGCGCGGCGGCCGGGCCGGTGAGGTGTACCACATCGGCGGCGGCACCGAGGTGACGAACAAGGAACTGACCGGCATGCTCCTCGACGCCTGTGGAGCCGGCTGGGACATGGTCGAGCATGTGACCGACCGCAAGGGTCACGACCTGCGCTACTCCCTGTCGATCGCCAAGATCCAGGAGGAGCTCGGCTACACCCCGCTCGTCGGCTTCGAGCGGGGTCTCGCGGCCACCGTCGACTGGTACCGCGACAACCGCTCGTGGTGGGAGCCGCTCAAGACGAAGGCGGCGCTCTCCGCATGA
- the rfbA gene encoding glucose-1-phosphate thymidylyltransferase RfbA: protein MRGILLAGGTGSRLWPITRAVSKQLMPVFDKPMIYYPLSTLVMAGLRDILVITGPDERPQFERLLGDGSDFGLNIEFATQDRPAGIAEAFVIGEEFIGDEPVALILGDNIFHGVGLGRQLATFQRPEGGVVFAHAVSDPSAYGVVDFDEQGRARSIEEKPARPRSRYAVPGLYFYDSRVVEIAKGLEPSARGELEITDVNKYYLERGELQVSVLDRGTVWLDTGTFQSLVQASEYVRVVEERQGMKIGCLEEAAWRAGFIDDAQLRALAEPLTKSGYGDYLLNLLAYEA, encoded by the coding sequence ATGCGCGGAATTCTGCTTGCCGGTGGTACCGGCTCCCGACTGTGGCCGATCACCCGAGCCGTGTCGAAGCAACTCATGCCGGTCTTCGACAAGCCGATGATCTACTACCCCCTGTCGACGCTCGTCATGGCGGGACTGCGGGACATCCTGGTCATCACCGGTCCGGACGAGCGCCCCCAGTTCGAGCGCCTGCTCGGTGACGGTTCGGACTTCGGCCTGAACATCGAGTTCGCCACGCAGGACCGCCCCGCCGGCATCGCCGAGGCATTCGTCATCGGCGAGGAGTTCATCGGCGACGAGCCCGTCGCGCTGATCCTGGGCGACAACATCTTCCACGGCGTCGGCCTCGGCCGGCAGCTGGCCACCTTCCAGCGCCCCGAAGGCGGGGTGGTCTTCGCCCACGCCGTGTCCGACCCCTCCGCCTACGGCGTCGTCGACTTCGACGAGCAGGGCCGCGCCCGCTCCATCGAGGAGAAGCCCGCCCGCCCCAGATCCCGCTACGCGGTGCCGGGCCTCTACTTCTACGACAGCCGCGTCGTCGAGATCGCCAAGGGGCTCGAACCGAGCGCCCGCGGCGAGCTGGAGATCACGGACGTCAACAAGTACTACCTCGAGCGCGGCGAACTCCAGGTCTCCGTCCTCGACCGCGGCACCGTCTGGCTGGACACCGGCACCTTCCAGTCCCTCGTCCAGGCGTCCGAGTACGTCCGGGTCGTCGAGGAGCGCCAGGGCATGAAGATCGGCTGCCTCGAGGAGGCCGCCTGGCGGGCCGGATTCATCGACGACGC